Proteins encoded together in one Corynebacterium liangguodongii window:
- a CDS encoding SDR family oxidoreductase: MKKALVTGASRGIGRAIAEELGRDHHVYVGASRDASEVVATLPSAEPFVVDLRDSAAVAQACAGIGELDVLVHAAGIYPKAPFDELTDEQWREAFEVNVFAGVTLVRELLPALRRSRGLILTINSGAGFHGVEGGSVYCATKFALKGLTDTLRLEEQGRVRVTSLHPGPTDTDMLAGDPRPKMSPAAVAQAARLAVDVGPEAVIDFLRVSPLRKS; the protein is encoded by the coding sequence GTGAAAAAGGCACTCGTGACGGGGGCATCGCGGGGTATCGGCCGCGCGATCGCCGAAGAGCTCGGGCGCGACCACCACGTCTACGTGGGGGCGTCCCGGGACGCATCCGAGGTCGTCGCCACGCTGCCGAGCGCCGAGCCTTTCGTGGTCGACCTGCGCGATAGCGCCGCGGTGGCGCAGGCCTGCGCGGGAATTGGCGAGCTCGATGTGCTCGTCCACGCCGCCGGCATCTACCCGAAGGCGCCCTTTGACGAGCTGACGGACGAGCAGTGGCGCGAGGCCTTCGAGGTCAACGTGTTTGCGGGGGTGACGCTTGTGCGCGAGCTGCTGCCCGCTTTGCGACGCTCCCGTGGCCTCATCCTCACCATCAACTCCGGCGCCGGCTTCCACGGGGTGGAGGGCGGCAGCGTCTACTGCGCCACGAAGTTTGCCTTAAAGGGCCTCACCGACACGCTCCGCTTGGAAGAGCAGGGGCGGGTGCGGGTGACCTCGCTGCACCCGGGGCCGACTGATACCGATATGCTCGCCGGGGATCCCCGCCCGAAGATGTCGCCCGCGGCAGTGGCTCAAGCTGCCCGCCTCGCCGTGGACGTGGGGCCGGAGGCCGTGATCGACTTCCTCCGCGTGAGCCCCTTGCGCAAGTCCTAG
- the smpB gene encoding SsrA-binding protein SmpB: MAKKKKKDASGGVIATNRKARHDYNILDTFETGIVLVGTEIKSLRDGKASLVEAFATIDNGEVWLRNLHIPEYSRGSWTNHTPRRTRKLLMHRREIDSLEGKLRDGNRTLVPLSLYLKDGKAKVELALVQGKQDYDRRQDIKKRDEDREIAREMGRKFKGIKA, translated from the coding sequence ATGGCGAAAAAGAAGAAGAAGGATGCCTCCGGCGGCGTCATCGCGACGAACCGGAAGGCTCGCCACGACTACAACATCCTCGATACCTTCGAGACCGGCATCGTGCTCGTCGGCACGGAAATCAAGTCGCTGCGCGACGGCAAGGCCAGCCTCGTCGAGGCGTTTGCCACCATCGATAACGGCGAGGTGTGGCTGCGTAACCTCCACATTCCCGAATACTCGAGGGGATCGTGGACCAACCACACCCCGCGGCGCACCCGTAAGCTGCTCATGCACCGGCGCGAGATCGACTCGCTCGAGGGCAAGTTGCGCGACGGCAACCGGACCCTCGTGCCGCTCTCGCTTTACTTGAAGGACGGCAAGGCGAAGGTCGAGCTCGCGCTCGTGCAGGGCAAGCAGGACTACGATCGGCGCCAAGACATTAAAAAGCGCGACGAGGATCGCGAGATCGCGCGCGAGATGGGCCGGAAGTTTAAGGGGATCAAGGCGTGA